A single window of Gossypium arboreum isolate Shixiya-1 chromosome 13, ASM2569848v2, whole genome shotgun sequence DNA harbors:
- the LOC108450279 gene encoding nitrate regulatory gene2 protein-like, with product MGCSTSKLDDEEAVQLCKDRKNFIKQAVEQRTRFATGHLAYIQSLKRVSAALRDYVEGDECHEFLLDSFITPPFTPVKKGSPGFISIQSNPKSTLKVSYLRSGGNPAVAVEERPQSPETVRVQAYSPVHHYGMDGIFAMQSSPMNNSSFFTYSPNNRPNIPPPSPQSSQWDFFWNPFSSLDYYGYPNRSSLDQAVMDDDVRGLRQVREEEGIPDLEEDETEHEESENKVNSVEEKAKIHTNYNREEVTVEDVDEDDEDEEEIDMAETEHDVKDVQPQRKVSVEVVGSQTAGQVEVSNKETAVGSSEAKEETPGFTVYVNRRPTSMAEVINDLAAQFMVACDAASEVSGMLEASRAQYSSTSNELTGMKMLNPVALLRSASSRSSSSRFLMNSSSSREAGYESSSSVSEESCMFHGSHQSTLDRLYAWEKKLYEEVKSGEKTRIAYEKKSRQLRNQDVKGDDPSVVDKTRAAIRDLHTQMKVSIHSVEAISKRIETLRDEELQPQLLELVHGLARMWKVMAECHQAQKRTLDEAKLLLAGAPSKLEAKRQSSISAAANLEAELRNWRACFESWIFSQRSYLRALSGWLLRCLRPDPDTSKLPFSPCRSSGTLVIFGLCIQWSRFLDATRETPVLDGIDFFAAGMGSLYSQQLREESRVGSKRFAPGENMELVNIDEVGDVMTTEKFSDVAVRVLCAGMSVAMSSLSEFAISSADGYAELISKLPQTSNGSGM from the exons ATGGGATGTTCTACATCGAAATTAGACGATGAAGAGGCGGTTCAGCTTTGTAAAGATAGGAAGAATTTCATTAAGCAAGCAGTAGAGCAAAGAACAAGATTTGCTACAGGGCATTTAGCTTATATTCAATCCTTAAAACGAGTTTCAGCAGCTCTTCGGGATTATGTCGAAGGAGATGAGTGTCATGAGTTCTTGTTAGATTCGTTTATAACCCCGCCTTTTACGCCTGTTAAGAAAGGGAGTCCCGGTTTCATATCGATTCAATCTAATCCTAAGTCCACATTGAAGGTGAGTTATTTGAGATCAGGTGGTAACCCTGCTGTTGCAGTTGAGGAGAGACCTCAATCGCCGGAAACTGTTCGGGTTCAAGCTTACTCTCCAGTGCATCATTATGGCATGGATGGTATTTTCGCAATGCAATCTTCTCCAATGAATAATTCCTCGTTTTTTACTTATTCTCCGAACAATAGGCCGAATATACCTCCCCCTTCACCTCAATCGTCGCAATGGGACTTTTTTTGGAATCCGTTTTCGTCTTTAGATTACTATGGTTATCCCAACCGGAGTAGTCTTGATCAGGCAGTCATGGACGATGATGTTAGAGGACTAAGGCAGGTAAGGGAAGAAGAAGGAATTCCCGATTTAGAagaagatgaaactgaacatgaagAATCCGAAAATAAGGTGAATTCGGTAGAAGAGAAGGCTAAAATACATACAAACTATAATAGAGAAGAAGTTACGGTTGAGGATGTTGATGAGGATGACGAGGATGAGGAGGAAATAGATATGGCTGAAACCGAGCACGATGTAAAAGATGTACAGCCACAACGGAAAGTGAGTGTAGAAGTAGTAGGATCACAAACTGCTGGACAAGTCGAAGTTAGTAACAAAGAAACGGCAGTTGGAAGTAGCGAAGCTAAAGAAGAAACACCCGGTTTTACGGTTTATGTAAACCGAAGGCCAACGAGTATGGCAGAAGTTATCAATGATCTCGCTGCTCAATTCATGGTAGCTTGTGATGCAGCGAGTGAAGTGTCGGGAATGTTAGAGGCTAGTAGAGCTCAGTACTCATCGACCTCGAATGAGCTTACAG GCATGAAAATGTTGAATCCGGTAGCTTTGTTGCGGTCTGCTTCATCACGGTCGTCCTCGTCGAGATTCTTAATGAATTCTTCGAGTTCCCGAGAGGCAGGTTATGAAAGCAGCAGCTCTGTATCTGAAGAATCCTGCATGTTCCATGGTAGTCACCAATCGACACTGGATCGATTGTATGCCTGGGAGAAGAAACTTTACGAGGAAGTCAAG TCCGGAGAAAAGACTCGAATTGCTTACGAGAAGAAAAGTAGGCAGCTGAGGAACCAAGATGTCAAGGGTGACGACCCGTCCGTAGTAGATAAAACGAGAGCAGCAATTAGGGATCTGCACACACAGATGAAGGTTTCAATACATTCAGTTGAAGCTATTTCAAAGAGAATCGAAACTCTAAGGGATGAGGAGTTGCAACCGCAACTTCTGGAATTGGTGCACGG GTTAGCTAGGATGTGGAAAGTGATGGCGGAGTGTCACCAGGCTCAAAAACGGACCTTAGATGAAGCTAAGCTTTTACTAGCCGGAGCACCTTCGAAGCTGGAAGCAAAACGACAGTCTTCTATCTCGGCTGCTGCTAATCTCGAAGCCGAGTTAAGGAATTGGAGAGCTTGTTTCGAGTCTTGGATCTTTTCTCAACGGTCCTATTTACGTGCTTTAAGTGGTTGGCTCCTCCGTTGTTTGAGGCCAGACCCTGATACATCCAAGTTACCGTTTTCCCCTTGCCGGTCCAGTGGGACACTCGTAATATTCGGACTTTGCATCCAATGGTCAAGGTTCCTCGACGCAACTCGTGAGACACCAGTCCTCGACGGGATAGATTTTTTCGCAGCGGGAATGGGGTCACTCTATTCACAACAGCTAAGAGAGGAGTCTCGAGTCGGGTCTAAGAGGTTTGCACCAGGGGAAAATATGGAGTTGGTAAATATTGATGAAGTCGGAGATGTTATGACGACAGAGAAATTCAGCGATGTTGCTGTAAGGGTACTTTGTGCTGGAATGTCTGTTGCGATGAGTTCACTAAGCGAGTTTGCGATCAGTTCAGCTGATGGCTATGCTGAACTCATATCTAAGTTGCCACAAACTTCAAATGGTTCCGGGATGTGA
- the LOC108452358 gene encoding multiple organellar RNA editing factor 3, mitochondrial-like, with protein MAALSNTHFAVGRDDDLWVIPFQFPEDQEPSLGEEIDLYVKTLASVVGSEEEAKKRIYAVSSATSWYTGFRAFISKKMAHELGGIRDSENEYPNEDVHGGNLLVDGKVVFRPTFSRMQQPEFGRLLVLLNFVLDQILTDIYICKLEETETDNGGETNVRRARIFFDS; from the exons ATGGCTGCCCTTTCAAATACCCACTTCGCAGTTGGACGTGATGATGATCTTTGGGTTATCCCTTTCCAATTCCCGGAAGACCAAGAACCTTCCTTAGGCGAAGAGATCGATCTCTACGTTAAAACTCTCGCTTCTGTTGTCGGCAG TGAAGAGGAAGCGAAAAAGAGAATATACGCTGTTTCTAGTGCAACATCGTGGTATACTGGGTTTCGTGCTTTTATTTCTAAGAAGATGGCTCATGAACTTGGAG GGATTCGAGATTCAGAAAACGAATATCCGAACGAAGATGTGCATGGAG GGAATTTGCTTGTTGATGGGAAAGTCGTTTTTAGACCAACCTTTTCGAGAATGCAACAACCAGAGTTTGGGAGACTGTTGGTATTACTAAATTTCGTACTGGACCAGATACTTACcgatatttatatttgtaaattGGAAGAAACCGAAACCGACAACGGTGGCGAAACTAATGTCAGGCGGGCCCGGATCTTTTTCGATTCGTAA
- the LOC128286857 gene encoding multiple organellar RNA editing factor 3, mitochondrial-like — protein sequence MAFVNARRCLSTLLSRALTSSSSSSSFPSRSRLTATLLNKTPVFIPEATKILTRTKTSGSGYSTSSDLFRSPAAFLDGVDYEHWLIILEFPERPQPLEEEMVDTYVKTLLEEEAKKRIYSVCTTLYTGFRAFFSKDLIFELRGLPRVRWVLSIEYLDDEDRFFEGG from the exons ATGGCTTTTGTCAATGCCCGACGATGTCTATCAACCCTTTTAAGCCGCGCCctcacttcttcttcttcttcttcctcctttcctTCCCGTTCTCGCCTCACTGCTACTCTCCTCAACAAAACCCCAGTTTTTATCCCCGAAGCAACCAAAATCCTGACCCGAACCAAGACATCCGGGTCCGGCTACTCGACTTCGAGCGACCTTTTCCGATCACCAGCTGCTTTCCTAGATGGCGTCGATTATGAACATTGGCTTATCATTTTGGAATTCCCAGAACGCCCACAACCTTTGGAAGAAGAAATGGTCGATACCTATGTTAAAACGCTTCT TGAAGAGGAAGCGAAAAAGAGAATATACTCTGTTTGTACAACGCTGTACACTGGGTTTCGTGCTTTTTTCTCAAAGGATTTGATTTTTGAACTTAGAG GGTTACCTCGTGTACGCTGGGTTTTATCAATTGAGTATTTGGATGACGAAGATCGTTTTTTTGAAGGTGGGTAG
- the LOC108451241 gene encoding villin-4-like, which yields MSLAVSMRNLDQAFQGAGQKAGIEIWRIENSRPVSLPTSSYGKFFTGDSYIILKTFASKSGVLRHDIHYWLGKDTSQDEAGAAAVKTIELDAALGGRAVQYREVQDQETNKFLSLFKPCIMPWEGGVATGFKQVDEDEYKTRLLVCKGKQYVQVKEVPFARSTLNHENIFILDTQSKIFQFNGSNTSIQERAKALEAVQYIRDTYHDGKCDIATIEDGKLMADADSGEFWALFGGFAPLPRKTAARDEDTTTGSHPTKKLLSVEKGKADPIEVDSLTRELLDTDKCYILDCGLEVYVWMGRNTSLDERKSASRVAEELLRDSDRPKSHLIRVIEGFETITFRSKFESWPQTTNATVTEEGRGKVAALLQRQGLNVKGLLKAAPEKEEPQAHIDCTGNLQVWRVNGQNKVLLSAADQSKFYSGDCYIFQYSYTEEDKEEHLIGTWFGKQSVEEERASAVSLASKMVESMKFMVAQTCIHEGSEPVLFFLIFQSFILFKGGLSDGYRKYIAEKEIPDETYTEDGVALFRVQGSGPENMQAIQVEAVAPSLNSSYCYILHSGSTVFTWAGGLTSPDDQDLVERQLDLIKPDLQTKPQKEGSESDEFWELLGGKTDYPSQKISSVPEGDPHLFSCTYSKGTLKVMEIYNFTQDDLMTEDIFILDCHSDIFVWVGQLVDTKSKLQALTIGEKFLKQDFLFENLSCETPIYIVMEGSEPPFFTRFFTWDSAKSNMHGNSFQRKLTIMKHGGTPITDKPKRRGIASIGGRSSGAPEKPQRSRSVSFSPDRPRVRGRSPAFNALASRFENPSSRNLSTPPPMVRKVYPKSGTPDSGTKAAAIAALTESFDRPSARETLMPRIVKKAASPAATKTTSPEPNTKENSMSSRLESLTIQEDMKEGETEDEEGLPIHPYERLTTSSTDPVTDIDVTKRETYLSATEFKEKFGMKRVEFYKLPKWKQNKLKMGLQLF from the exons ATGAGTCTTGCAGTTTCCATGAGAAATTTAGATCAAGCTTTCCAAGGAGCCGGGCAGAAAGC TGGAATCGAAATTTGGCGCATTGAGAACTCTCGGCCGGTTTCTCTTCCGACTTCGTCATATGGAAAATTTTTCACCGGTGACTCTTATATTATTTTGAAG ACATTTGCCTCGAAAAGTGGTGTGTTACGTCACGATATTCACTACTGGCTTGGTAAAGATACAAGCCAG GATGAAGCAGGTGCTGCTGCAGTCAAAACTATTGAACTTGATGCTGCTCTTGGAGGGCGGGCTGTCCAATATCGTGAGGTGCAGGACCAAGAAACAAACAAGTTTCTTTCCCTTTTCAAGCCATGTATCATGCCCTGGGAAGGTGGAGTTGCAACTGGATTCAAACAAGTTGATGAAGATGAATATAAGACACGTTTACTTGTTTGCAAAGGGAAACAATATGTCCAAGTAAAAGAG GTTCCTTTTGCTCGATCCACACTCAACCATGAAAACATCTTTATACTGGATACCCAGTCCAAAATCTTTCAATTTAATGGTTCCAATACATCCATTCAAGAGAGAGCAAAAGCACTAGAAGCTGTTCAATACATTAGGGATACTTACCATGATGGGAAATGTGATATAGCTACCATTG AGGATGGAAAGTTAATGGCTGATGCCGACAGTGGAGAGTTTTGGGCATTATTTGGTGGCTTTGCTCCACTTCCAAGGAAGACTGCTGCTCGTGATGAGGACACAACTACTGGTTCTCATCCAACCAAGAAACTACTAAG TGTCGAGAAGGGGAAGGCAGATCCTATTGAGGTCGATTCCTTGACAAGAGAGTTGTTAGACACAGATAAATGCTATATTTTAGATTGTGGGTTAGAAGTCTACGTATGGATGGGAAGAAATACTTCTCTCGATGAAAGGAAGAGTGCGAGTAGAGTGGCTGAG GAGTTACTCCGAGATTCCGATCGACCAAAATCTCACTTAATTCGTGTAATAGAAGGATTTGAGACCATTACATTTCGGTCGAAGTTTGAGTCATGGCCCCAGACCACCAATGCTACTGTTACTGAGGAGGGTAGAGGCAAAGTTGCCG CTCTTTTACAACGACAGGGGCTAAATGTCAAGGGTCTTTTAAAAGCTGCTCCTGAGAAGGAAGAGCCCCAAGCACATATTGATTGCACTGGAAATTTGCAG GTTTGGCGTGTGAATGGCCAGAACAAAGTTCTCCTTTCAGCTGCTGACCAGTCGAAATTTTACAGCGGGGATTGTTATATTTTTCAGTATTCTTATACCGAAGAAGACAAAGAAGAGCATCTTATAGGAACATGGTTTGGAAAGCAGAGCGTTGAG GAAGAAAGAGCTTCTGCTGTTTCTTTGGCAAGCAAAATGGTTGAATCGATGAAGTTCATGGTTGCACAA ACTTGCATCCATGAAGGAAGTGAACCCGttctattctttttaattttccaGAGCTTTATCTTGTTCAAG GGTGGTCTTAGTGATGGATACAGGAAGTACATTGCCGAGAAGGAAATCCCGGATGAGACTTACACTGAAGATGGTGTCGCACTGTTTCGAGTTCAGGGTTCTGGACCCGAAAATATGCAAGCGATACAAGTTGAAGCA GTTGCACCGTCTTTGAACTCTTCCTACTGTTATATATTACATAGTGGTTCCACCGTCTTTACATGGGCCGGAGGCCTAACTTCTCCGGATGACCAGGACCTCGTCGAGAGACAGCTAGATCTCATAAAG CCCGATTTACAAACCAAGCCACAAAAGGAAGGATCAGAGTCTGACGAGTTCTGGGAGTTGCTAGGAGGAAAAACCGATTACCCAAGCCAAAAGATCTCAAGTGTACCTGAAGGTGATCCTCATTTATTCTCTTGCACGTACTCGAAAG GAACTCTGAAG GTGATGGAGATATATAACTTCACCCAGGACGATTTGATGACCGAAGATATATTCATCCTAGATTGTCACTCGGACATCTTCGTTTGGGTAGGACAACTAGTTGATACCAAGAGTAAATTGCAGGCCTTAACAATCGGTGAG AAATTTCTCAAGCAAGATTTTCTCTTTGAAAATTTATCTTGTGAAACTCCGATATACATAGTCATGGAAGGGAGTGAGCCGCCCTTCTTCACTCGTTTTTTTACGTGGGACTCTGCAAAGTCCAAT ATGCATGGGAACTCATTTCAAAGGAAGCTTACTATAATGAAACACGGGGGTACACCAATAACAGAT AAACCGAAGCGGAGAGGGATTGCATCGATTGGAGGAAGGTCTAGTGGTGCACCAGAAAAACCTCAACGTTCGAGAAGTGTGTCCTTCAGTCCTGACCGACCTCGTGTGAGGGGCAGGTCGCCTGCTTTCAATGCACTTGCATCTAGATTCGAGAATCCTAGTAGTAGGAACCTTTCTACTCCACCTCCTATGGTTAGAAAAGTCTACCCGAAATCCGGGACTCCAGATTCAGGGACGAAGGCTGCAGCTATAGCAGCTCTTACTGAAAGTTTTGATCGCCCATCAGCTCGAGAGACTCTCATGCCTAGAATTGTGAAGAAGG CGGCGAGCCCAGCAGCAACCAAGACAACATCACCAGAGCCTAACACAAAGGAGAATTCCATGAGCAGCAGACTAGAATCCCTCACTATACAAGAAGATATGAAAGAAGGTGAGACCGAAGACGAGGAAGGCCTTCCGATACACCCTTACGAACGTCTTACAACATCATCAACAGATCCCGTCACCGATATAGACGTGACCAAACGAGAG ACTTACCTATCAGCCACCGAGTTCAAGGAGAAGTTCGGGATGAAAAGAGTTGAATTCTACAAGTTGCCTAAATGGAAACAAAACAAGCTCAAAATGGGTCTTCAACTGTTTTAA